In Pseudoxanthomonas sp. SE1, the genomic stretch GCCACTGGGACCTGCGCGAGCGCATCGCCTCGCAGCTGGCGGCATTCGGCCTGCATGAGGTCTGCCTGCAGCGGCGCATCTCCAGTTTCAGCGGGGGTGAGGTGATGGCCGTGGCGCTGGCGGGCCAGCTGCTGCGCGCGCCCGATGTCCTGCTGCTGGATGAACCCACCAATCACCTTGACCGGAAAGCACGCCAACGCCTGCGCACCGTGCTGGAGTCGTTCCGTGGATGCCTCCTGGTGGCAAGCCATGATCGAGGTTTGCTGGAAGACATGCAGGAAATCGCGGAACTGCAACCCACGCGCCTTCGCATGGTCGGAGGCGGCTACAGCGCCTACCGGTCTGTAGCAGATCGCGAGCAGTCCGCTGCCGAGCAGCAGGTGCAGCATCTGCGCAAGGAATTGCGACGCGAGAAGCACGAGATGCAACAGGCTCGCGAGCGCGCGGACCGGCGCGCATCCGATGCCGCGCGCAAGGCCCCCAACGCAGGGTTGCCCAGAATCGTCGCAGGTACGCTGGCACGCCGAGCCGAAGTGTCCGCCGGTAGGGCCGCGGGCGTGCATGGCGAACGCGTGGACCAGATGCGGAATGCGCTGCAAAGCGCCGAGGAGGGCGCATCCTCATCTGCCATGCCCCGCTTCTCACTGCCGGCCACGCGTGTAGGCCCCACGCAACACGTGCTGACCGTGGAGAGCGTGCAAGCGCTCGGCCAAGACGGGCCCCTGTGGGATGCGCGCGGCATGACGCTGACGATCCGCGGGCCAGAGCGTATTGCACTGATGGGGGACAACGGCGTGGGAAAAACCACGTTCCTGCGGATTCTTGCGGGCGACATGAACGCCACGGCTGGAGAGCGTCGCGTCGGCGCCACCCGCGTAGCCTATCTCAGCCAGCGCCTGCACCAGTTGGTACCCGCGAAGTCGCTAGCCGAGAATCTTGCGGACACAGCGGCCCGTCTTTCACCGCAGGAACGCGCTGACGTACTGGCCCGGCTTGGATTCCGGGGCGACCGCATGAAATTGCCGGTCAGCGCGCTGTCCGGTGGAGAACTCCTGCGGGCAACACTGACCTGTGTGCTGCATGCGGACGATGCTCCCCAGCTGCTGTTGCTGGACGAACCTACGAACAACCTCGATCTGCAAGCTGTCCTGCAGCTTGAACAGGTGCTGCAGAACTACGAAGGCGCGATGGTGGTTGTAAGCCATGACACCGACTTCGTGGAATCCGTCAATCCCACCCGACGCCTGAGTCTGACGGCAAAGGGTCTCGTCGAGTTGCCTCGGTGATCCATGCCCGCCTGTACCCGAGGCTGTGTGGAAACTCCACGTGTCTGACGAACGCGTGCCTCGTGGGGAGGGCGATGCCGCGCAGAGCTCGTTGCGGGCATTGCGGAAGAGGCACGCGACATTGACGCATCCGCCGCCAGGCATGCACGTCAGCATCTGGACAACCAGGTGGCCGGGCGCTGTGTTCGGCCGGGTCCTCCATGGGGGGAAGCTGCCGGGTGCGATGTTTTCCCGCGCGCACGTGGACATAAGACGCGAAATGTGAGTTACGCTACATTTGAGCCGTCGACTTCCTCTTTCCATGAGCCAACACGATCTGCCGTCTCCACGCGTTGCCGTTGTCGAGGATGAAGACGAACTGCGGGGCCTGATCGTTGAGGAACTGGGCGAGCGTGGCTACGACGTTGTAGGTCTGGCGAGTGCAGAAGCCCTGTACCGCCACATGAGTGTCCAGGCGCTCGACATCGTCGTCCTGGACATCGGCCTGCCTGGCGAAAGCGGGCTTGGGGTTGCGTCGCACCTGCGGCAGCTTGCCTCGGTGGGCATCATCGTGCTGACCGGCCGCGGCGGCAAGAAGCTCATGGCACAGAGCTTTGAAGAAGGCGCCGATCTCTTCCTGACCAAGCCCGTCGATTACGACGTGCTGGCCGTGGCGGTCGCCAATCTTCATCGTCGGCTGGCACCTGCGATGAATGGCCCGGCACTGGATGACCAGGATGCGCCCACCTGGTCATTGTCCGACGCGGGCTGGACGTTGCATGGACCCGATGCCAGGACGCTGGCGCTCAGCGAGGCGGAACGCACGATCCTCGCACGGCTTCTGGAGCAGCCTGGCACACCCGTATCGAGAACGGCCCTGATCGAGATGCTGACCGATCAACCCTGGGATTTCGATCCCCATCGGCTGGACGTTCTGGTCCATCGTCTCCGCGGCAAGGTCAGCAGCCGTTTTTCGCAGCCCCTGCCGCTGCGTGCCGTGCGTGGCGTCGGCTACGTATTCGCACCCTGAGGCTCTCCTCCGTGAGGATCGGTGAGTTTTGGTGAACCGCCGTCATTGATGCACGTCCCCATGCACTAGAGACTTCGCGCACTTCCGATACCGGCATCGGTACCGGAGCCGCACCGCACGAGCGGTGATGTCTTCTCGCCATCCCGAGGGTCGACCCCCCGTCACGGTTTCCGCCGCGGCGCGGGCAACGCCGTCCTGATGGCTTGCCGGGTTCGATCCGGCCAGGTGGAACAGGGGAAAGTCAGTGAACAAGCAGGGTGAGCCGACGTTGATCGGCGGATGCGCGCGCGCGCGCGCGGGTTCGACAGGGGGGTCGCTGCGGAATCGCAGCCGGGCGTGGCGCTGGATGACCCTGGCGACATGGCTGCTGGCACCTGCCGCACTGGCGGCCGATCTGCAGATCACGGACCTCTCCGACACGGGCTACGATCCGACGCCGGCCGGTGGCGAGGTGGTCTACAACGTCACGGTCGAGAACGGCGCCGCCGATACGGTGCCCAACGCCGTGGTCATCTTCGACCTGCCTGCCGGCACCGTGGCTGGCACGCTGCCGGCGTTCTGCAGCGCCGATGCCGGCGTGCCCGCACGCGTGGTGTGCGCCGTGGGCGAACTGGTGGGCACGCAGACGGCGCAGGGCGCGCCCGTCAGTTTCCAACTCGGCGTCGATACGGGCGGCCAGGCGCCGGGCACGGTGACGATGCGGGGCGCCATCGGATTCGGTTCCGCGGTACCGCCGGCGGGCACGCCGATCACCGCGCTCACGCCGGGCGACGCGTTCTTCGCCAGCGACACCAACACCGCCAACAACCAGCGCAACGAAGCCACCACGCTGACCACCGCTGGCGACCTGCGCCTGCTCAAGAGCGCCACGCCGGATCCCGTGGTGGGCGGTAGCGAAATCACCTACACGCTGACCGTCTTCAACGACGGCCCGAGCGCATCCACCCACTTCCGCGTGGTTGACACGCTGCCGGCGGCGACGACGTACGTGGCCAGCAGCTTCAATGGCGCTGGCTGGACGTTCAACAGCGGCACCATGACCGCGACCCACGCCGGCACGCTGGCGGTGGGATCGAGCAGCAGCTTCACCTTCCGTGCCCGCGTGAACGCCGGCAGCGGCAACATCATCAACGCGGCGACGGTGGAAGCCATCGGCACGCCGGATGCGGACCCCAGCAACAACGATGCCAACGTCACCACCAGCATCACGGCAGGTGCCGACCTGGCCCTGAGCAAGTCCGCGGCACCCGCGCCCGCGATCGCGGGCCAGTCCGTCACCTTCACCCTGACCGCGCGCAACCTGGGCCCGAGCGTGGCGCAGAACGTCAGCCTCACCGACGCGCTGCCGGCGGGCTTCGTGATCACCGGCGGCACCCAGCCGGGTGGCTGGACCTGCAGCAACGATGGCGCCAACGGCACGCGGACGTGCACGCGCGCAGCGGCCATGCCGGTCGGCGCGGTGGAAACACTGACCATCGTCGCCACCGTGCCCTCCACGGGCGTCAACAGCAGCGGCGACGTCACCAACACGGCGACGATCACCTCCACCACGCCGGATCCGAACGGTCCCGTCCTGGGCGTGAACAACAACGATGGCAGCGTCACCTTCACCGTGCTGGCCGACGGTGCCGACCTGTCGATGACCAAGACCAAGTCGCCGGCCCTGGTGGCGGTGTGGGACGGCATCGGCCCCGACACCGACAGCCGCATGACCTCGCTGATCCGTGTGCGCAACCTGGGGCCGCGTGCCGCCAGCGGACAGGTGCAGGTGGTCGACGAACTCGCAGCGGGTGAAGAGTTCGTGTCCGCGTCGGGTCCATGGACCTGCGCGGTCGACAATCCATACGCCGTGCCGCCCGCGCGGCAGCGCGTGACCTGCGACCTGAATGCCGGCTCGCTTCCGTTGGCGGTGAACACCAACTCGCCGCAACTGCAGATCATCAGCCGTGCGCGTGCCGCGGGCGCGTTGACCAACACCGCGTGCACCGGCGGCTCCAACGGTTCGGTCGAACCGCTGACGGCCGGTGGCATCGACCAGGACCCGGAAACCGGCAACGACTGCAGCGGCGCCGG encodes the following:
- a CDS encoding ABC-F family ATP-binding cassette domain-containing protein → MSGARIRVSHLSFSWPDGTPVFADLSFVLGPSRIGLVAPNGAGKTTLLRLLAGELATQAGAVDIAGRRGYLPQRWNSTAHATVAELLGVTDALEAVDAVLAGAADVTQLERADGHWDLRERIASQLAAFGLHEVCLQRRISSFSGGEVMAVALAGQLLRAPDVLLLDEPTNHLDRKARQRLRTVLESFRGCLLVASHDRGLLEDMQEIAELQPTRLRMVGGGYSAYRSVADREQSAAEQQVQHLRKELRREKHEMQQARERADRRASDAARKAPNAGLPRIVAGTLARRAEVSAGRAAGVHGERVDQMRNALQSAEEGASSSAMPRFSLPATRVGPTQHVLTVESVQALGQDGPLWDARGMTLTIRGPERIALMGDNGVGKTTFLRILAGDMNATAGERRVGATRVAYLSQRLHQLVPAKSLAENLADTAARLSPQERADVLARLGFRGDRMKLPVSALSGGELLRATLTCVLHADDAPQLLLLDEPTNNLDLQAVLQLEQVLQNYEGAMVVVSHDTDFVESVNPTRRLSLTAKGLVELPR
- a CDS encoding response regulator transcription factor produces the protein MSQHDLPSPRVAVVEDEDELRGLIVEELGERGYDVVGLASAEALYRHMSVQALDIVVLDIGLPGESGLGVASHLRQLASVGIIVLTGRGGKKLMAQSFEEGADLFLTKPVDYDVLAVAVANLHRRLAPAMNGPALDDQDAPTWSLSDAGWTLHGPDARTLALSEAERTILARLLEQPGTPVSRTALIEMLTDQPWDFDPHRLDVLVHRLRGKVSSRFSQPLPLRAVRGVGYVFAP